One Phycisphaera mikurensis NBRC 102666 DNA window includes the following coding sequences:
- a CDS encoding DUF6263 family protein, producing MIQRLLLAAALLLTLTPAGVATAAAAEDAAVALRPAYATGRSCTYRFDGLRKQTADTRFGERSQSNTTDIASAGEMTWTVDRVKPGGGAECTMTLQWMSLDVTAGEGPVQKNDSRQPSGDIPPVHDLLRAMTGRPVTVVMNADGSVASVRGVDAIRAAAATPEMVPDERDFTETASDAAYLPFTPEVISVGGDWRTSFVWRHELGDASQKWTNTLTAVETIEGVEVAIVDQELVSLSIDASPMAKNLPPGAPKPEVRVTGFSGSNRVLYDLTREEAAARHSVTEVSADLTIPLGPGRNALTRFNERATNQLLRVSER from the coding sequence ATGATCCAACGCCTCCTCCTCGCCGCCGCCCTGCTCCTCACGCTCACGCCGGCGGGCGTCGCCACCGCGGCCGCGGCCGAGGACGCCGCCGTTGCGCTCCGCCCGGCGTACGCGACCGGCCGCTCTTGCACCTACCGCTTCGACGGCCTCCGCAAGCAGACCGCGGACACCCGCTTCGGCGAGCGCTCGCAGTCGAACACCACCGACATCGCCTCCGCCGGGGAGATGACCTGGACCGTCGACCGCGTCAAGCCCGGCGGCGGGGCCGAGTGCACGATGACGCTGCAGTGGATGAGCCTCGACGTCACCGCCGGCGAGGGGCCCGTGCAGAAGAACGACTCCCGCCAGCCCTCCGGCGACATCCCGCCGGTGCACGACCTGCTGCGTGCGATGACCGGCAGGCCGGTGACGGTGGTGATGAACGCCGACGGCTCTGTCGCCTCCGTGCGCGGCGTCGACGCCATCCGCGCGGCCGCGGCAACCCCCGAGATGGTGCCCGACGAGCGCGACTTCACCGAGACCGCCAGCGACGCCGCCTACCTGCCCTTCACCCCCGAGGTGATCTCGGTCGGCGGCGACTGGCGGACGAGCTTCGTGTGGCGGCACGAGCTCGGCGACGCGAGCCAGAAGTGGACGAACACGCTGACGGCCGTGGAGACGATCGAGGGCGTCGAGGTCGCGATCGTGGACCAGGAGCTCGTGTCCCTGTCGATCGACGCTTCGCCGATGGCGAAGAACCTGCCGCCCGGAGCCCCCAAGCCCGAGGTCCGGGTAACCGGCTTCTCGGGCAGCAACCGCGTGCTCTACGACCTCACCCGCGAGGAGGCGGCCGCGCGGCACTCGGTGACGGAGGTGTCCGCCGACCTGACGATCCCGCTGGGCCCGGGCAGGAACGCCCTGACGAGATTCAACGAGCGAGCGACCAACCAGCTGCTCCGCGTCAGCGAGCGCTGA
- a CDS encoding DUF4440 domain-containing protein: MAFVTHHTLESPWLLMAALAAAAAVAFFAVRGRPVAWLLLPALLLACAAGSVLLAGAVVTDREAADAAVRELVAAASPFDPAAFDARVTPDAELLGPSGDPWLRLAEVRERVREYAGSGRSIVHDVKELEVDPVQDLPGGSASTLALLRVASKGGPSGLPTLTTWELDLRRDAAAPWRVRGFRWLQLNLQPPPDVHAWR, translated from the coding sequence ATGGCCTTTGTGACCCATCACACGCTCGAGTCGCCCTGGCTGTTGATGGCCGCGCTGGCCGCCGCCGCGGCGGTTGCTTTCTTCGCCGTCCGCGGCCGGCCCGTTGCGTGGCTGCTGCTCCCGGCCCTGCTGCTCGCTTGCGCCGCCGGCTCGGTCCTGCTGGCCGGTGCCGTCGTGACCGACCGCGAGGCGGCCGACGCGGCGGTCCGCGAGCTGGTCGCCGCCGCTTCGCCCTTCGACCCCGCCGCCTTCGATGCCCGCGTCACCCCCGACGCCGAGCTCCTCGGACCCAGCGGCGATCCGTGGCTGCGCCTCGCCGAGGTCCGCGAGCGCGTGCGGGAGTACGCCGGTTCCGGCCGCTCCATCGTCCACGACGTCAAGGAGCTGGAGGTGGACCCGGTGCAGGACCTGCCCGGCGGTTCCGCCTCCACGCTCGCGCTGCTCCGGGTCGCGAGCAAGGGCGGGCCCAGCGGCCTGCCGACGCTCACGACCTGGGAGCTGGACCTCCGCCGCGACGCCGCCGCGCCCTGGCGGGTCCGCGGCTTCCGCTGGCTCCAGCTCAACCTCCAGCCCCCGCCCGACGTCCACGCCTGGCGCTGA
- the lgt gene encoding prolipoprotein diacylglyceryl transferase translates to MLHTLSPFLIEFPAGFPIPGIRWYGLAYAFGFVAGWLLVRRVAAAGKTPLSVADAADFAVATAIGVMAGGRVGYALFYDPAMLWTFTRSVPFWELLAIQRGGMASHGGMIGVLLAVGVYGWRRGVPVLHTWDLTAFGAPMGILFGRLANYVNGELYGRPVRDPSFPLAVRFPQELSPHTPLADGSTLAEHLSTYPGAASLVDAVRAADPLVMQAVLEHAELRHPVQLYAAAGEGLLVFLIVAWVFRKPVRPGLAAAAFGVSYTVIRMIDELFREPDAGVQTYFHLTRGQLLSAFLGVAALALGAVVLWRKKPRLGGWWAGAAA, encoded by the coding sequence ATGCTCCACACGCTCTCGCCCTTCCTGATCGAGTTCCCGGCCGGCTTCCCGATCCCGGGCATCCGCTGGTACGGGCTCGCCTACGCCTTCGGCTTCGTGGCCGGCTGGCTGCTCGTGCGGCGGGTGGCGGCCGCGGGCAAGACGCCGCTGAGCGTCGCCGACGCGGCCGACTTCGCCGTCGCCACGGCCATCGGGGTGATGGCCGGCGGGCGGGTGGGCTACGCCCTCTTCTACGACCCGGCGATGCTCTGGACGTTCACGCGGAGCGTCCCCTTCTGGGAGCTGCTCGCGATCCAGCGCGGCGGGATGGCGAGCCACGGCGGCATGATCGGCGTGCTCCTCGCGGTGGGCGTCTACGGCTGGCGTCGCGGCGTTCCGGTGCTGCACACCTGGGACCTCACCGCGTTCGGGGCCCCGATGGGCATCCTGTTCGGCCGGCTCGCGAACTACGTCAACGGCGAGCTGTACGGCCGGCCGGTCCGCGACCCGTCGTTCCCGCTCGCCGTCCGCTTCCCGCAGGAGCTCTCGCCGCACACGCCCCTGGCCGACGGCTCCACGCTTGCCGAGCATCTCAGCACCTACCCCGGCGCCGCCTCGCTGGTCGATGCGGTCCGCGCCGCCGACCCGCTGGTGATGCAGGCCGTCCTCGAGCACGCGGAGCTCCGCCACCCGGTGCAGCTCTACGCCGCGGCCGGCGAGGGGCTGCTGGTGTTCCTGATCGTCGCCTGGGTCTTCCGCAAGCCGGTCCGTCCCGGCCTCGCCGCCGCGGCCTTCGGCGTGAGCTACACCGTGATCCGCATGATCGACGAGCTCTTCCGCGAGCCGGACGCCGGCGTGCAGACGTACTTCCACCTCACGCGGGGGCAGCTGCTGTCGGCCTTCCTCGGCGTCGCCGCGCTGGCGCTGGGGGCCGTGGTGCTGTGGCGGAAGAAGCCGCGGCTGGGCGGCTGGTGGGCGGGCGCGGCGGCCTGA
- a CDS encoding dicarboxylate/amino acid:cation symporter: MPTDPDRPAGPDAPSREKPGWFALHRWPLHTQILLGLVIGAAIGWALGASGVSAHADDPAAAAAWVTASWPYLLLDLAGDLFLNGLRLIIVPLVTTSILLAMIGIGRGPGVGRLGLITLGYYTATSAIAIFVGLTLVNLVAPGLTGDGVGLLAGADLDAFASDQAALEDRTGDAGLADFLNVFRELVPANVFAAAAADKLLGLICVSLLLGLHLARRSGDARDTLVRLVRGVYDATLWVTDLVLRTAPIGVVGLLGATVAEQYARLVPDARFGAFALGLLTFAGTALAALLVHALVVMPIVLLLLARVNPIAHLRGVFPALVTAFSTASSSATLPLTMSCVEERCGVDRKVAGFTLPLGATVNMDGTALYECVAAVFICQAFGVDLTLPQQAMIVATALLTSIGVAGVPAASLVAIIVILEAVQAQLPAAAPPLIAGLGLLYVFDRPLDMCRTAVNVLSDSVAARVVAARAIRSAG, translated from the coding sequence ATGCCCACCGACCCCGACCGACCCGCCGGACCCGATGCCCCATCGCGGGAGAAGCCGGGCTGGTTCGCCCTCCACCGCTGGCCCCTGCACACCCAGATCCTGCTGGGCCTGGTCATCGGCGCCGCCATCGGCTGGGCATTGGGCGCCTCGGGCGTCTCGGCGCACGCCGACGACCCGGCCGCCGCGGCCGCCTGGGTCACCGCCTCCTGGCCGTACCTGCTGCTCGACCTTGCGGGCGACCTGTTCCTCAACGGGCTCCGGCTGATCATCGTCCCGCTGGTGACCACGTCGATCCTGCTGGCGATGATCGGCATCGGTCGCGGCCCCGGCGTCGGCCGGCTCGGGCTGATCACGCTGGGCTACTACACCGCGACCTCCGCCATCGCCATCTTCGTCGGCCTGACGCTGGTGAACCTCGTGGCCCCGGGCCTCACCGGCGACGGCGTCGGCCTGCTCGCCGGGGCCGACCTGGACGCCTTCGCCAGCGACCAGGCGGCGCTGGAGGACCGCACCGGCGACGCCGGCCTCGCGGACTTCCTGAACGTCTTCCGCGAGCTGGTGCCCGCGAACGTCTTCGCCGCCGCCGCGGCCGACAAGCTGCTCGGGCTGATCTGCGTGTCGCTGCTGCTGGGCCTGCACCTGGCCCGCAGAAGCGGCGACGCCCGCGACACGCTGGTCCGCCTCGTCCGGGGCGTCTACGACGCGACGCTCTGGGTCACCGACCTCGTGCTCCGCACCGCCCCGATCGGCGTCGTCGGCCTGCTCGGCGCCACCGTCGCCGAGCAGTACGCCCGGCTCGTGCCCGACGCCCGCTTCGGTGCCTTTGCGCTGGGCCTTCTGACCTTCGCCGGCACCGCGCTCGCCGCGCTGCTCGTGCACGCGCTCGTGGTGATGCCGATCGTGCTGCTGCTGCTGGCCCGCGTGAACCCGATCGCCCACCTCCGCGGCGTCTTCCCCGCCCTGGTCACCGCGTTCTCCACCGCGAGCAGCTCCGCGACGCTCCCGCTGACGATGTCCTGCGTCGAGGAACGGTGCGGCGTCGACCGGAAGGTCGCCGGCTTCACGCTGCCGCTCGGGGCGACGGTCAACATGGACGGCACCGCGCTCTACGAGTGCGTCGCCGCCGTCTTCATCTGCCAAGCCTTCGGCGTGGACCTCACGCTCCCGCAGCAGGCGATGATCGTCGCGACGGCGCTCCTCACCAGCATCGGCGTCGCCGGCGTGCCGGCGGCCTCGCTGGTCGCGATCATCGTGATCCTCGAGGCCGTGCAGGCCCAGCTGCCCGCCGCCGCGCCGCCGCTGATCGCCGGCCTGGGCCTGCTCTACGTCTTCGACCGCCCGCTGGACATGTGCCGCACCGCGGTCAACGTCCTCTCGGACTCCGTCGCCGCCCGGGTGGTCGCCGCCCGGGCGATCCGCTCCGCGGGGTGA
- the hemC gene encoding hydroxymethylbilane synthase, which translates to MNPAPPPPRLAPPPVLASRRSPLARVQTEAVAAALREAWPGLEPAFLWQRSTGDRVLDRPLADVGGKGLFVKELDAAVCSGAAAAAVHSLKDVPTRLAPGLVIAATPRRAPVEDVLLCGAGAAGFSALPAGATLGTSSPRRAAQALRANPRLRVVLLRGNVGSRRAAVGLGEPGDGSPTRCDATVLARAGLERLGVSVEAPGHAVLPPEESLPAAGQGAVAVVCREDDAATRERLAPLDDPPTAAAVAAERALVHRLGADCHSPVAVLAAPEAAPGSPGRWRLRARVLSTDGRRCLAAERTCDAGRLMAAAEDAAAELLGAGAAALLAEAASA; encoded by the coding sequence GTGAACCCCGCTCCCCCGCCGCCCCGGCTCGCTCCGCCGCCCGTGCTCGCGTCCCGACGCAGCCCGCTTGCGCGCGTGCAGACCGAAGCCGTCGCGGCCGCGCTGCGGGAGGCGTGGCCGGGGCTGGAGCCGGCGTTCCTCTGGCAGCGGAGCACCGGCGACCGCGTCCTGGACCGGCCGCTCGCGGACGTCGGCGGCAAGGGGCTCTTCGTGAAGGAACTCGACGCGGCGGTGTGCTCGGGCGCCGCGGCCGCGGCGGTCCACTCCCTCAAGGACGTGCCGACGCGGCTCGCCCCGGGTCTGGTGATCGCGGCGACGCCGCGGCGGGCGCCGGTGGAGGACGTGCTGCTCTGCGGCGCGGGGGCCGCCGGCTTCTCCGCGCTCCCGGCGGGGGCGACGCTGGGCACCAGCTCGCCCCGCCGGGCGGCTCAGGCGCTGCGGGCGAACCCGCGGCTGAGGGTGGTGCTGCTGCGGGGCAACGTCGGCTCGCGACGGGCGGCGGTGGGGCTGGGCGAGCCGGGGGACGGCTCGCCGACGCGCTGCGACGCGACGGTGCTGGCGCGGGCGGGGCTGGAGCGCCTGGGCGTTTCGGTCGAGGCGCCGGGACACGCGGTGCTGCCGCCGGAGGAGTCGCTGCCGGCGGCCGGGCAGGGCGCGGTGGCGGTGGTCTGCCGCGAAGACGACGCGGCCACGCGGGAGCGGCTGGCCCCGCTGGACGACCCCCCCACCGCGGCCGCCGTCGCGGCGGAGCGGGCGCTGGTCCACCGGCTCGGCGCCGACTGCCACTCGCCCGTGGCGGTGCTGGCGGCGCCCGAGGCCGCACCGGGGTCGCCGGGCCGCTGGCGTCTGCGTGCCCGCGTGCTCTCGACCGACGGGCGGCGGTGCCTCGCGGCGGAGCGGACCTGCGACGCGGGGCGCCTCATGGCGGCGGCCGAGGACGCGGCGGCGGAGCTGCTCGGTGCGGGCGCCGCGGCGCTGCTCGCGGAGGCCGCGTCGGCTTGA
- a CDS encoding motility associated factor glycosyltransferase family protein, with the protein MPAVSPDPAAPPVPPAPPAADAADAAGVWPANLAALRRHHRAFAAELEAAIEDQEPVSLAWEASRAGPRVATRSTPCGPLALGSRFDPALEAARALAPIDDGEAAAVVLLGLGLGLTAPAALRRMAGQGRVIGFEPDLPQLAAVLAGVDATAWLADPGLHLFGPAASNAELTAALEPHGVELTQGTRLITHPVARRLHGEALGAFSEKIAGLTSFCRTSLATAMVHAAKTQRNLARNLAVYAAGATTQPLRGAASGRVAVCVAAGPSLAKNAHLLADAAVRERVVVIAAQTALRPLLDRGVAPDFVTALDHSAACARFYEDLPPLPGVTLVAEAACHPVILESFPGPVRLTGSDAAEAMAGEASAPAREPIPPGSTVAHLSVSLARFLGCSAVVLVGQDLGFTDGLYYCPGTAVHRVWDAELSPWNTLEMMEWQRIARMRGTLERRPAAGGGACLTDGQMTAYLQQFERDFAAMRRAGVRVVDATEGGLAKEHAEVAPLRETLAELVDPAATPVRLPVPDAEGLDAGRLRTLDRHVEALRAEVAELRRVCGAGAALLERMAACVEDPAALARENAKLAPLQARVRGELSAAHDLVGRVNVTGAVRRRRADGRIKRARLAGVAKLKAELDRDRDNLDWLGQACDATLATLGVAADAVRRGRGS; encoded by the coding sequence GTGCCCGCCGTCTCCCCCGATCCCGCCGCGCCGCCGGTGCCGCCGGCGCCGCCGGCGGCGGACGCGGCGGACGCGGCGGGCGTGTGGCCAGCGAACCTCGCGGCGTTGCGGCGGCACCACCGAGCCTTCGCGGCCGAGCTGGAGGCGGCGATCGAGGACCAGGAGCCGGTCTCGCTGGCGTGGGAGGCCTCGCGGGCGGGGCCGAGGGTGGCGACGCGGAGCACGCCCTGCGGCCCGCTCGCCCTGGGCAGCCGCTTCGATCCGGCGCTCGAGGCGGCGCGGGCGCTGGCCCCGATCGACGACGGCGAGGCCGCCGCGGTGGTGCTGCTGGGCCTCGGGCTCGGGCTCACGGCCCCCGCGGCGCTGCGGCGGATGGCCGGGCAGGGCCGCGTCATCGGCTTCGAGCCCGACCTCCCGCAGCTCGCCGCCGTGCTCGCCGGCGTCGACGCGACGGCGTGGCTCGCCGATCCCGGCCTGCACCTCTTCGGCCCGGCCGCGAGCAACGCCGAGCTCACCGCCGCGCTCGAGCCCCACGGCGTCGAGCTGACCCAGGGCACCCGGCTGATCACGCACCCGGTGGCGCGACGCCTCCACGGCGAGGCGCTCGGCGCCTTCTCCGAGAAGATCGCCGGGCTCACCTCGTTCTGCCGCACCTCGCTCGCGACCGCGATGGTCCACGCGGCCAAGACGCAGCGGAACCTGGCGAGAAACCTCGCCGTCTACGCGGCCGGCGCGACGACCCAGCCGCTGCGCGGGGCGGCCTCCGGGCGGGTGGCCGTGTGCGTGGCCGCCGGGCCGTCGCTGGCGAAGAACGCCCACCTCCTGGCCGACGCGGCGGTCCGCGAGCGCGTCGTCGTCATCGCGGCGCAGACCGCGCTCCGCCCGCTGCTGGACCGCGGCGTCGCCCCGGACTTCGTGACCGCCCTGGACCACTCCGCCGCCTGCGCCCGCTTCTACGAGGACCTGCCGCCGCTGCCGGGGGTCACGCTGGTGGCCGAGGCGGCGTGCCACCCGGTCATCCTCGAGAGCTTCCCGGGCCCGGTTCGCCTGACCGGCAGCGACGCCGCGGAGGCGATGGCCGGCGAGGCGTCGGCTCCGGCTCGCGAGCCGATCCCGCCGGGCTCCACCGTCGCCCACCTGTCGGTCTCGCTGGCCCGCTTCCTGGGCTGCTCGGCCGTCGTGCTCGTCGGCCAGGACCTGGGCTTCACCGACGGCCTCTACTACTGCCCGGGCACGGCCGTGCACCGGGTTTGGGACGCGGAGCTGTCGCCCTGGAACACGCTGGAGATGATGGAGTGGCAGCGGATCGCCCGGATGCGCGGGACGCTGGAGCGGCGACCGGCCGCGGGCGGCGGGGCCTGCCTCACCGACGGGCAGATGACGGCGTACCTGCAGCAGTTCGAGCGCGACTTCGCGGCGATGCGGCGCGCGGGCGTGCGGGTCGTCGACGCGACCGAGGGCGGGCTGGCGAAGGAGCACGCGGAGGTGGCTCCGCTGCGCGAAACCCTCGCGGAGCTGGTGGATCCGGCGGCGACGCCCGTGCGGCTCCCGGTGCCGGACGCGGAGGGCCTGGACGCGGGACGCCTGCGGACGCTGGACCGGCACGTCGAGGCGCTGCGGGCGGAGGTCGCCGAGCTGCGGCGGGTGTGCGGCGCGGGGGCGGCGCTGCTGGAGCGGATGGCGGCGTGCGTGGAGGACCCCGCCGCCCTCGCGCGGGAGAACGCGAAACTCGCGCCGCTGCAGGCACGCGTGCGCGGCGAGCTGTCGGCGGCACACGACCTCGTCGGCCGCGTGAACGTGACCGGCGCGGTGCGGCGGCGGCGGGCCGACGGGCGGATCAAGCGGGCCCGGCTCGCCGGCGTGGCGAAGCTGAAGGCGGAGCTGGACCGCGACCGCGACAACCTCGACTGGCTCGGGCAGGCGTGCGACGCGACGCTGGCGACGCTGGGCGTGGCGGCCGACGCGGTGCGGCGGGGCCGCGGATCGTGA